The Vigna unguiculata cultivar IT97K-499-35 chromosome 6, ASM411807v1, whole genome shotgun sequence genome contains a region encoding:
- the LOC114188894 gene encoding probable serine/threonine-protein kinase At1g09600, whose protein sequence is MGCICSKAKSPPSHQYVSQNHTESLKATPSPNTNHFGDTTSLVSNSNSNSNATQEKASTPIQQKGDKKANGNGVQSTTQTQQPKMSRLYSITRGERGVQVLAGWPSWLSAVAGEAINGWIPRRADSFEKLDKIGQGTYSSVYKARDLETNTIVALKKVRFTNMDPESVCFMSREIIVLRRLDHPNVMKLEGMIASRVSGSLYLIFEYMEHDLAGLAAIPDIKFSEAQIKCYMQQLLRGLEHCHSRGVMHRDIKGSNLLLDGNGRLKIGDFGLATLLQPSQGQPLTSRVVTLWYRPPELLLGATDYGTTVDLWSAGCILAELFVGKPILSGRTEVEQLHKIFKLCGSPSEEYWKKSKLPHATIFKPQHPYIRVVSQTFKDFPSSTLSLLEVLLAVESDDRGTAPSALRHEFFTTMPLPCDPSSLPKYPPSKEFDAKLREEEARRRRAPNKGHDYESLGNNLRESTAVPIPGANAEFLATIGKGQCNSKRVCEKYNYEKDEGYGFSREPVKSTSTAHNVLSHSGQSMHPSVYGSSRNLNLTEENVLTCPDHGFISRKSELSKHTSYWQGSVAKLSRFSNSIAVRGDSLLEMSGGDFGVNSQLPEDQFGRIYSHKADSESNQLFDGLKS, encoded by the exons ATGGGTTGCATATGCTCCAAAGCAAAATCACCACCATCACACCAATACGTTTCCCAAAACCATACTGAAAGTTTGAAGGCCACTCCATCCCCCAACACCAACCATTTCGGAGACACCACTTCCCTAGTAtccaattcaaattcaaattcaaatgcaACTCAAGAAAAAGCCTCCACCCCAATTCAACAGAAAGGAGACAAGAAAGCCAATGGGAATGGGGTGCAATCAACGACACAAACACAACAACCTAAGATGTCTAGGTTGTATAGTATAACCAGAGGGGAAAGAGGAGTACAGGTTCTCGCTGGATGGCCCTCTTGGCTGTCTGCAGTTGCCGGTGAAGCCATTAATGGCTGGATACCTCGTAGGGCTGATTCCTTTGAGAAGTTGGATAAG ATTGGCCAAGGAACTTACAGCAGTGTTTATAAAGCTCGTGATCTTGAAACAAATACAATTGTTGCATTGAAGAAGGTTCGATTTACTAATATGGATCCAGAAAGCGTTTGTTTTATGTCAAGGGAGATTATTGTGTTGCGAAGGCTTGATCATCCCAATGTCATGAAGCTTGAGGGCATGATTGCCTCACGGGTCTCTGGTAGCTTGTACCTTATCTTTGAATATATGGAGCACGATCTTGCAGGACTTGCAGCAATACCTGACATCAAGTTTTCCGAAGCACAG ATCAAGTGTTACATGCAACAGCTTCTTCGTGGTCTAGAACATTGTCACAGTCGTGGTGTCATGCATCGTGACATAAAAGGTTCAAATCTTCTGCTTGACGGTAATGGCAGACTAAAGATCGGTGATTTTGGGCTCGCAACTTTGCTTCAGCCATCTCAGGGGCAGCCTTTAACAAGTCGGGTAGTGACCTTGTGGTACAGGCCACCTGAACTTTTACTTGGAGCTACAGATTATGGAACTACTGTGGATTTGTGGAGTGCTGGATGTATTCTTGCAGAGTTGTTTGTAGGGAAGCCTATACTGTCTGGACGAACAGAG GTGGAGCAACTACATAAAATCTTCAAACTGTGTGGATCTCCTTCTGAAGAATACTGGAAGAAGTCAAAGTTACCGCATGCAACAATTTTTAAACCTCAACATCCTTACATACGCGTTGTTTCTCAGACATTCAAGGATTTTCCTTCATCTACACTGAGCCTCTTGGAGGTCCTTCTAGCTGTTGAATCGGATGATCGGGGAACTGCACCTTCAGCACTTCGGCATGAG TTCTTCACAACGATGCCACTTCCTTGTGATCCATCATCTTTACCAAAGTATCCACCGAGTAAGGAGTTTGATGCGAAACTTCGCGAAGAGGAAGCTAGAAG GCGAAGAGCACCAAATAAAGGACATGATTATGAATCACTTGGGAATAATTTAAGAGAGTCTACAGCTGTGCCAATACCTGGTGCTAATGCTGAGTTTCTGGCAACTATTGGG AAAGGACAGTGTAATTCTAAGCGGGTCTGTGAGAAGTACAATTACGAAAAGGATGAGGGTTATGGCTTCTCTCGCGAACCTGTAAAGTCAACGTCAACAGCACACAATGTACTTTCTCATTCTGGGCAGTCAATGCATCCAAGTGTTTATGGATCCTCACGCAATTTGAATTTGACAGAGGAAAATGTCCTAACATGCCCTGATCATGGCTTTATATCAAGAAAGTCTGAGTTGAGCAAACATACTTCCTATTGGCAAGGTAGCGTCGCAAAATTGTCAAGATTTTCTAATTCAATTGCAGTTCGTGGTGATTCACTGCTTGAAATGAGTGGTGGTGACTTTGGTGTGAATTCGCAGTTGCCAGAAGATCAATTTGGCAGGATATATAGCCATAAAGCAGATAGTGAGTCCAACCAATTGTTCGATGGACTCAAATCTTAA
- the LOC114188889 gene encoding glucuronoxylan 4-O-methyltransferase 1 yields the protein MFASLFFITHFLHTNQAKMRPKPHQPFNSKLLLLPLLVAFFLLFVLRSNLSTFKDMQEETPNATSQPSHSVKTQNCSPSCKKIPVSLSQTLIHYSTSTITPQQTLKEISVSARVLEKKSPCNFLVFGLGHDSLMWSALNHGGRTVFLEEDEAWMEQIRRRFPTVESYHVRYDSKVKEAENLMEVGRGEECTAVGDPRYSVCQLALKGLPSVVYETEWDLIMVDAPTGYYQDAPGRMSAIYTAGMMSRNKESGETDVFVHDVNREVEDTFSKAFLCECFINKQEGRLRHFTIPSFRHHPHLLRGPFCPPPPPPS from the coding sequence ATGTTCGCTTCACTGTTTTTCATCACTCACTTTCTACACACAAATCAAGCCAAGATGAGGCCCAAACCCCATCAACCATTCAATTCCAAGCTGCTCCTTCTGCCGCTCTTGGTGgccttcttcctcctcttcgTCCTAAGATCAAACTTGTCTACCTTCAAAGACATGCAAGAGGAGACCCCAAATGCTACCTCACAACCATCGCATTCAGTAAAGACCCAAAATTGTTCCCCGAGTTGCAAAAAGATACCAGTTTCTCTCTCCCAAACACTCATCCACTACTCCACCTCAACCATCACCCCACAACAAACGCTGAAAGAGATATCGGTGTCTGCAAGAGTGTTGGAGAAGAAATCCCCGTGCAACTTTCTGGTGTTTGGGTTGGGGCACGACAGCCTCATGTGGAGTGCACTGAATCATGGTGGGAGGACGGTGTTCCTGGAAGAAGACGAGGCATGGATGGAGCAAATAAGGAGGCGGTTTCCGACGGTGGAGTCGTACCACGTGAGGTACGACAGCAAGGTGAAGGAGGCTGAGAATCTGATGGAGGTTGGGAGAGGAGAGGAGTGCACAGCAGTGGGAGACCCCAGATACTCCGTTTGCCAGCTTGCTTTGAAGGGTTTGCCCAGTGTGGTGTACGAGACAGAGTGGGATCTGATCATGGTCGACGCACCCACCGGCTACTACCAGGATGCACCTGGGAGGATGAGTGCCATCTACACCGCTGGGATGATGAGCAGGAACAAGGAGAGTGGAGAGACCGATGTGTTCGTACATGATGTCAACAGAGAGGTCGAAGACACTTTCTCCAAGGCATTCCTCTGCGAATGCTTCATCAACAAACAAGAGGGCAGGCTGAGACACTTCACCATTCCCAGCTTCAGGCACCACCCTCACCTCTTGCGCGGGCCCTTCTGCCCTCCCCCACCGCCTCCTTCCTGA
- the LOC114188891 gene encoding ras-related protein RABD1-like isoform X2 — protein MSNEYDYLFKLLLIGDSSVGKSCLLLRFADDSYVDSYISTIGVDFKIRTVDLQGKTVKLQIWDTAGQERFRTITSSYYRGAHGIIIVYDVTEMESFNNVKQWLNEIDRYANDSVCKLLVGNKCDLVDNKVVDSQTAKAFADELGIPFLETSAKDSINVEQAFLTMAAEIKKKMGSQTAVGKSAEAVQIKGQPIPQNSNCCG, from the exons ATGAGTAACGAATA cgATTACCTGTTCAAGCTTCTGCTTATCGGCGACTCTTCCGTCGGGAAATCATGCTTGCTTCTCCGATTCGCT GATGACTCCTATGTGGACAGCTACATAAGTACCATTGGAGTTGATTTC AAAATCAGAACCGTCGACCTACAAGGAAAAACCGTCAAGCTCCAGATT TGGGATACAGCCGGACAGGAGCGATTCAGGACTATAACAAGCAGTTACTATAGAGGAGCGCATGGAATAATT ATTGTCTATGATGTCACTGAGATGGAAAGCTTTAACAATGTGAAGCAGTGGTTAAATGAGATTGATAGATATGCAAATGACAGTGTGTGCAAGCTTCTTGTGGGGAATAAATGTGATCTGGTTGATAACAAGGTCGTAGACTCACAAACGGCCAAg GCCTTTGCGGATGAGCTCGGTATCCCTTTCCTTGAGACAAGTGCTAAAGACTCTATCAATGTGGAACAGGCTTTCTTAACTATGGCAGCAGAGATTAAGAAGAA GATGGGAAGCCAAACAGCTGTTGGTAAGTCGGCAGAAGCCGTTCAAATTAAGGGGCAACCAATCCCACAGAACAGCAACTGCTGTGGTTAG
- the LOC114188891 gene encoding ras-related protein RABD1-like isoform X1 — MLASPIRCQSLITSPDFSFRLRFLSSLHFPSLQDDSYVDSYISTIGVDFKIRTVDLQGKTVKLQIWDTAGQERFRTITSSYYRGAHGIIIVYDVTEMESFNNVKQWLNEIDRYANDSVCKLLVGNKCDLVDNKVVDSQTAKAFADELGIPFLETSAKDSINVEQAFLTMAAEIKKKMGSQTAVGKSAEAVQIKGQPIPQNSNCCG, encoded by the exons ATGCTTGCTTCTCCGATTCGCTGTCAGTCTCTCATCACTTCACCGGATTTCTCCTTTCGCCTTCGCTTTCTCTCATCTCTTCACTTCCCTTCCTTGCAGGATGACTCCTATGTGGACAGCTACATAAGTACCATTGGAGTTGATTTC AAAATCAGAACCGTCGACCTACAAGGAAAAACCGTCAAGCTCCAGATT TGGGATACAGCCGGACAGGAGCGATTCAGGACTATAACAAGCAGTTACTATAGAGGAGCGCATGGAATAATT ATTGTCTATGATGTCACTGAGATGGAAAGCTTTAACAATGTGAAGCAGTGGTTAAATGAGATTGATAGATATGCAAATGACAGTGTGTGCAAGCTTCTTGTGGGGAATAAATGTGATCTGGTTGATAACAAGGTCGTAGACTCACAAACGGCCAAg GCCTTTGCGGATGAGCTCGGTATCCCTTTCCTTGAGACAAGTGCTAAAGACTCTATCAATGTGGAACAGGCTTTCTTAACTATGGCAGCAGAGATTAAGAAGAA GATGGGAAGCCAAACAGCTGTTGGTAAGTCGGCAGAAGCCGTTCAAATTAAGGGGCAACCAATCCCACAGAACAGCAACTGCTGTGGTTAG